CCGGCGCATCCAGGCCAGGCACGGGCGCGAGTCCATTGGCGGCATCACTTCCTCGCGCTGCACCAACGAAGAGACCTACCTCGTGCAGAAGCTGGTGCGCGCGGCCTTCGGCAACAACAACGTCGACACCTGCGCCCGCGTCTGCCACTCGCCCACCGGCTATGGCCTGGGCCAGACCTTCGGCACGTCCGCCGGCACCCAGACCTTCAAGTCGGTCGAGAAGAGCGACGTCATCCTGGTGATCGGCGCCAACCCGGCGGCCGCCCACCCGGTGTTCGCCTCGCGCATGAAGAAGCGGCTGCGCCAGGGCGCCAAGCTGATCGTCATCGACCCGCGGCAGATCGACCTGGTGAAGTCGCCGCACATCCAGGCGGCCTTCCACCTGCAGCTGCGGCCGGGGACCAACGTCGCCCTGGTCAGCGCGCTGGCGCACGTGGTCGTGACCGAAGGCCTGCTGGCGCAGGACTACATCGCCGAGCGCTGCGACGAGAAGTCGTTCCTGCAATGGCAGGAGTTCGTCGCCCGGCCGGAGAACTCGCCCGAGGCGATGGAAGCCATCACCGGCGTTCCCGCGGACCTGGTGCGCGGGGCTGCACGCCTGTACGCCACCGGCGGCAACGCTGCCATCTACTACGGCCTAGGCGTGACCGAGCACGCGCAGGGCTCGACGATGGTGATGGGCATCGCCAACCTCGCCATGGCCACGGGCAACGTGGGCCGCGAGGGCGTGGGCGTCAACCCGCTGCGCGGCCAGAACAACGTGCAAGGCAGCTGCGACATGGGCAGCTTCCCGCACGAGCTGCCCGGCTACCGCCACATCTCCGACAGCACGGTACGCGGCACTTTCGAGGCCGCGTGGGGCGTGGCGCTCGACGCCGAGCCCGGCCTGCGCATCCCCAACATGTTCCATGCGGCGCTGGCCGGCAGCTTCAAGGGCCTGTACTGCGAGGGCGAGGACATCGTGCAGTCCGACCCCGACACGCAGCACGTGGCGGCGGCGCTTTCGGCTATGGAATGCATCGTGGTGCAGGACATCTTCCTGAACGAGACGGCCAAGTACGCGCATGTGTTCCTGCCCGGCTCCTCCTTCCTGGAGAAGGACGGCACCTTCACGAATGCCGAGCGCCGCATCTCGATGGTGCGCAAGGTGATGAAGCCGCTGGGCGGCTACGCCGACTGGGAGGTGACGCAGCTGCTGTCGAACGCGCTGGGCTACCCGATGGAGTACACCCATCCGCGCGAGATCATGGCGGAGATCGCGGCGCTGACGCCCACCTTCGCCGGCGTGACCTACGAGAAGATCGCGCAGCACGGCAGCGTGCAGTGGCCTTGCAACGAGGAGACCGGCGAGCTGGGCACGCCGATCATGCACGTGGGCCAGTTCGTGCGCGGCAAGGGACGCTTCCTGATCACCAGGTACGTGGCCAGCGACGAGAAGGTCACCTTGAAGTACCCGCTGCTGCTGACGACGGGCCGCATCCTGTCGCAATACAACGTGGGCGCGCAAACGCGGCGCACGCCCAACAGCCAGTGGCACAGCGAGGACCGGCTGGAGATCCATCCGCACGACGCCGAGGACCGCGGCATCCAGGACGGCGACTGGGTCGGCATCTCCAGCCGGGCCGGCGAGACGGTGCTGCGCGCGCTGGTCACCGAGCGCATCCAGCCGGGCGTGGTCTACACCACCTTCCACTTCCCGGAGTCGGGCGCCAACGTCATCACCACCGACAGCTCCGACTGGGCGACCAACTGCCCCGAGTACAAGGTGACGGCGGTGCAGGTGCTGCCGGTGGCGCAGCCCTCGGAGTGGCAGCAGGCCTATGCGCGCTTCAACCGCGAGCAGCTGG
The sequence above is a segment of the Ramlibacter agri genome. Coding sequences within it:
- the fdhF gene encoding formate dehydrogenase subunit alpha produces the protein MLDHLKAEDYGTPKRESEQEVTLEIDGASVTVPKGTSLMRAAVGAGRRVPKLCATDSVEPFGSCRLCLVEVEGRKGFPASCTTPAEAGMKVRTQTPRLQELRKGVMELYISDHPLDCLTCSANGNCELQDMAGVTGLRNVRYGFKGANHLDAKKDESNPYFTYDASKCIVCSRCVRACEEQQGTFALTISGRGFESRVSPGQDQPFMESECVSCGACVEACPTATLQEKTVIELGQPEHSVLTTCAYCGVGCGFKAEMKGNQVVRMVPWKDGKANEGHSCIKGRFAWGYATHQDRITKPMIRKSITEPWREVSWEEAIGYAASEFRRIQARHGRESIGGITSSRCTNEETYLVQKLVRAAFGNNNVDTCARVCHSPTGYGLGQTFGTSAGTQTFKSVEKSDVILVIGANPAAAHPVFASRMKKRLRQGAKLIVIDPRQIDLVKSPHIQAAFHLQLRPGTNVALVSALAHVVVTEGLLAQDYIAERCDEKSFLQWQEFVARPENSPEAMEAITGVPADLVRGAARLYATGGNAAIYYGLGVTEHAQGSTMVMGIANLAMATGNVGREGVGVNPLRGQNNVQGSCDMGSFPHELPGYRHISDSTVRGTFEAAWGVALDAEPGLRIPNMFHAALAGSFKGLYCEGEDIVQSDPDTQHVAAALSAMECIVVQDIFLNETAKYAHVFLPGSSFLEKDGTFTNAERRISMVRKVMKPLGGYADWEVTQLLSNALGYPMEYTHPREIMAEIAALTPTFAGVTYEKIAQHGSVQWPCNEETGELGTPIMHVGQFVRGKGRFLITRYVASDEKVTLKYPLLLTTGRILSQYNVGAQTRRTPNSQWHSEDRLEIHPHDAEDRGIQDGDWVGISSRAGETVLRALVTERIQPGVVYTTFHFPESGANVITTDSSDWATNCPEYKVTAVQVLPVAQPSEWQQAYARFNREQLGHLEAASAVTGK